The nucleotide window aaataataatagaaccAGACCCCAAAAAGGATGGTGTAAATAGTAGTTTCTACTTCATGCTCCAAGCACTCAATCTTGTGATCTTGACATCAGCAGTTCCATTATTAAAAGCATTGTGCTTTAtcattgatttttgtttttatctccaTTAGCACTATTAAACTTATCTGTTTACAAATGATCTTTTTGTGCATAAATGTTTGAATAGGTgtatataaaattcttttttatattttctgagAAATACTAGTatacctatattttttttatattaagatcATGCACTTGTTAAAACGTAAAAGTTTGATTTGAATGCATCCATTTTGTGAGCCACTACAATTCatagaaatttttatttgaagaaagtTTGTGCTTTGTAATATTTCATCATTTTAGACAAATTggaaaattttctaattaatgtGATCATCATGCATAGACATGGCAGTGAGGTGAGGCGGATAAGGGTATTGTCTCCCCAATCTCTGACCCTGACTCCCCAACATATCCCTATACCCGTACCCGATACTCGACGGGTTAAAGTTTATTATCCCATCCCCGTACCCATAAGGTATCGGGTATCCCCGACCCCGTCCTATACTGTTCGGCTTCTGGCAAGTGCACCGAATATcataagtaatataaaatggtaagaaccgagtatcgaactctcggggaacttgtgttatttggtaagctatttcagcaaatagatgtctggtgtgtaaagataagtgtgaatatgaacaggtgtataaactatctgtgcaaaaagaaagcaaattatgcgagagaaatgatgtgtaaaaacaagtagaaacatgttggccttcctaataggtgcttgatgctaaaaagatattctctatctaacaatgctcatgtgttcttatggtgtctcctgagatagtaaaccctgattcctcatgatagtttagcctaatcctgatcaagcatcgtccgcagattcctcttgtaggactaaactcaaccaggaccgcattaagacacacatacacaactaacttatcgcaccccgattcctcatgatagtatGACAGCTTAGCCCTGTACtctcaaggactttagagtcagaccagtttccactgttgaataaccctaacaaagcatgcatctacgtgataaaggtaaaggcatactggagtgaaaaTCAGacagcacagagaacacacaaaacatcattaaatagatagaaatatatttacatcaggtacctacagggaagatccaacagaggatttaactttccataccaggaaatcttctttacaacaaagagaagaacaagatgagaGATTGttaaaatacaagtggtgaggatgtctccacCTCTAGGATcacacaatcactcacaaactcatctcaagctctcaaaccggcttctgcttcaagctctggtctctgcagatcttcacacagcaaaatctctcaaaactctctggaacttggacctttctctctctagaaactctagacatgcaaagctttgAATCTCAGTCCAAACTCTCCctctaaaatctgatttcaagcttaaataggtggccttgttcgtgctcgtgcgcttagcgcaattatggaccgcttagcgcacattagtgaattttggcttagcgtgtGCCTTTCTCCCTTAGCagatgaactgaagcggtgcgcttagtgagatgaagcagTGCGCTTGgcgaacctgtacaactcatcttcttccagagtcttcctcgcgcttagcccatgagtgttgcgcttagcggacactcgctaagccagcagattgacttagcgagaaggtgaaaaacaacacttttcaaagcttgcctaattaacctgaaattgagagaaaatgattattaaacacacaaaatggaagtactaagtatttattacctatacttaacagaaaatacttataacactacaaaataaccataaattggaagagtttgatacaatttacacaagttttatacacacaagttagttgtattcaccgactaacacatacccgattcaaattagaaaaatagtttttttttgtaaaaaaatattaaaaatttgattttagaaaaaataaattgattgttaaaaatttatctttaactacttatatatcaataaatttattataaatcgttaagaaaataatattaaattatgtaaaaattctaaaataaaattaactagtaataaaaattctaggccttttgattaaattatactaaaattctaaagattttaagtgCCGGGGCGGATTCGTGTTCGGGGTCGGGGCAAATCTAGTAATCTCATACCTGTACCCGTAGCCGACTTTTGGTTATCGGGAAAAACCTGAACCCGAACCCATACCCAGTTAACTCAAATATTGTCCGTCAGAACGGATTCGGATGGATACCCACGGGTACGGATTTTCTTGCCATGTCTAATCATGCATTTGATGTAATTAGGTGGAACTTACCAAGGTTCTCAATGTTATGAAGAGGGTCCACGTCCACAAAAGTTCCATAAGTGGTCaaatcattttctttgtttaaggAAGACCTGTCAGGCATTTGTATATCATGACAGTTAGGCTCCATTCCTTTGagttaaaaaagataaagaaaaaaaaggaaaaataaataagaaaataagatgatttacattttttacatttcattttaattcaaaaaatttatttcaattgatttttatttcatttttttccactCAATCAAACGTAACCTTAATGTGGAGAGAATTAAATTTGAATCGATGAAAATAATTAGAGAACACAACACAAACCTGTTTTGGTCACTGCACAAGAGCACCAAATATTTGGGTTGGTGTCTGAATATTCTGAAGAAAACTGATGTATACTCTTGCAAACCCTCTGAAGCAAAAACTTGCAATCAAATGGGCCCAATCCACTTTTGACGAATGAACCTTTTTGGgcgttgctaggtgcacccagcaattcaaTGAACTTTCAAAaatacccttcatttaaaaaataaaagttaatatattttttttaaaaaaaccttttcTTCTTCCGCGCTTTCGTTCTTCTCCCGTGCACCCAGCAATCTCCCTCCCAGcaagctttcattcttctttcgcGCTTTCGTTCTTCTCCTTCCAAAAAGGTTCGTCTTCTTCCTTCGTCTTCTTCCGTTCTTCCTTTGCACCCTTCATTTGCTTCTCGATTTCAAATTTGGTTCCCTTCTTCTCCTCCACAGCTATTGGCATCCTCCATTGGCTATTGGCATCCTCCATTGGCTAGCTTTGTTCGTTTCTTCCGCCATCCAGGTTAGTGTTCTAACCTCGTGTCTGTTTGAATCGCGTAAATGGCCGTAGGATAGACGACATTAGTGATGTGTAGTGATGTGTGGTGCCTGAGGTTGAAGACGAAGATTCTTCCGcgagaagaaccttcttccgggcGTGTGGAAGTGGAAGTTGGATATTGTAGCGGAAGAAGGAGTTCTTCCACGGGCTCCTGCGGAAGAAAGGTGAAAAGGTTCTTCCGCGGGTTCCGGCGGAAGAAGgcgaagaaggttcttccgctgGATCCAGCGGAAGAAGGTTCCGCAGGCTACATTTTATGGTCGTGGAAGAACCTGCGGAACCTTCTTCCGCAGGCAACATTTTTTGGTTGCGGAAGAACCTGCGGAACCTTCTTCCGCAGGCTACCTATCCTTCTCGCGGAAGAACATGCGAAACTTCTTCTGTGGACCATGTTTtgctgttttttggtttttttttcttgaaaattttgtCTGAACCACCAATTTATTGATATtagtaattagttttatttatttatttgctattACAAAATGTATATGGTATTTAACTTACACAAACTCCCTAATTTTGATGCATCACCGTACTACAGGTTTATtgtattttgctttcatttggtTAGGATGTCTAAATTGAATTGTTATTTACTGTCATTTGGTTAGGATGTCTAAATGACTGTGTACACTGCATAAATTATGTGGATTAGTTAGGATTCTTTTCCCCTGATgaatgagagggttaagaaaaaaaacaaggtAAGCTAGGATACTAATATGCACTAAACTCAAATGGGATTGAAGTTGTATTTAAATATTGTAATAGATACCAATAGAACCAGAATGCAACTATTAGACTAATGATAGACttgtaattaagaaaaaatatgagaCAAGAAAACAAAGTTCCTATGTTACTCtgtttctaaatttattttgatattgaaaagaaatttgtctaatctaatctaatagCCTGCAACCTGTCAAGTACAATGGGAATTCTTTTGATATTGAAAACAAATTTGTCTACTCTGATACCTACACAATCTAAGCAATGTTATAAGCATGGGAATTCAAAGCTGATACCATATGAGATAAATAGGAACTTGTGAATCACAAATACAGCATCGCATCTCATCATCACACAATGTTACAGGCTAATAGAATTCATTTCAGGCTAATAGaattgaagagagagagaaaaatggagGAAACTGAAAGGTAGAAGAATAATAAACAAAACTTAGTGATATTAATCAGGAAGTAGTTGAGGGCTAGCTTTTAGGTTGGATTCTACGTaccaaaaaataagaataagcaAAAAGTAAGACAACATTTGATAGTGCTTTACATTTGTTGGAAAGTATTAGTTTGCTTTCTACATTGAAGCAGTTAATAAGCACAAATTGATCTTCTTTATGTCAATATATGCGAGCGGCACATGAATCGTGTGTTGATCCCCTTCTCAAGCTTCCAACCATAGGTAAACTTACCCCACATTTGTTCTTTGCACTTGCTCTACATAAATGAGATCTCATTAAAGATTGAATTagtgaaatatttttgtttcaccAAGCTGTGTTCTAGATAAGTTTCATCATGAGACATATTTGAGAAGCAACCATCTCCTGATTCTTTAAATTATGCATCAAATAGTGGCCTATGCGAGGGAGATAATAAGGAGATTGAGTGTAGAGCTGCAACATCAAAGCCTAGATATGTTTTGGCCAACAACTCAGATCTCAACATATTTGAGAAGCAACCATCTCTTGATCCCTTGATAATTTTGTCACAAGATTTTGGATTGGATTtatcagaaaacattttagtcaAGCAAGCTATGCTTAATGTATTGTATAATATAATTCTAGACATGTAAGGATGGCAAAAATGTGGAGTGAATTAGCTTTGTATGGATTATGGAATACGAGGTAGGTAGCAATTTGGATCATTACTAATGAGAGAAGGGTAAGTGTTAATCTTGTTGGAGCTGTAAAAAGAATTTAAGCATGATCCAAACAGAAACCAAAAATTGTGCCTATTATTTTTCCCTCGGAAGTAAATCTTATaatgtttgatttgattattCCCTTGGAAGCAAACTATTTGATtattcaattttagtttttaggaGAATTGTGTCTCCTAAATTCTTTGTCCTATTTTCAAAATActaaaccaaaaaacaaaaagaatcaagACACACAAACCAGCTTCGTTTGGAAGAGAATGGCATGCCTTGATTCTACATGTCCCTCATAATGAAGCATAATGTCACACATATCATAAGTGACAATGTCACACATATCATGAGAACATCATGTCCAAGAAACATTGAAAACTTAATTTGACCAAATTAGTAAGAAACATACAAAACAAGTGTTTGAACAAATTTGTAATGACAAAGCTTTGTTACCAATTATTTGTTCTTCATGATttcagatcatggttagaaTACGAGGTTTAGGTCATGCGTTAGGAGTTGGTAGAGGTAGAGGCATTAGTGAGGATCCGCATCAGGCTGATGTTCCTCGACGTTGCAGGCCTATTGCTTCAGCATGTAGGCAACGGGTTCGTGTGCATAAGGACAATACAGAGAAACCTAAGGATGTGCCTCAGTTGCATGAGGGTGTTCCTCATGTGTCTGATGCTACCCCAGAGATGACAGGCGCCGCCGATGCTGTTCACACAGAGGGAGTGGCTATTGATGGAAGCTTGGGGTCACCTGCTGCAGATGAGGGATTCCCCGGTGGGCCACGCGACCCATCCTTTTTGACAGGTTTTGCTGAGCATGTTGCACACAGCATTTGGAGTGGACAGGTAAGTAGTTTTTAATGTTGagtaattacataaaaattatttgtagtttgattgttttttatatacacgttattataaattgttattcAATTTAGGAACGACCCGATCTGAAGTTGGTCTCCCACGATAGAAAAGTAGATAAAATTGGGAGACCAGCGCCTGAGATCGAAGGCATGATTGCTGCCACCGGATTGAGTCCACTGATCAGGTGTTCTGTTATCACTACTGATCCTGGACTCATATCCGTCTTCGTCGAGAGGTGGCATCGCGAGACTAGCACGTTCCACTTGCCAGTAGGCGAGTTGATGATCACGCTGGATGACGTGGCGTCACTCCTACACGTTCCCATCACTGGCGCGCTGCATAAGTTTGAGCCGCTAGTTACTTCAGACACGATTGGTCTACTGATAGAGCTTCTTGAGGTCAGTCATGAGGAGGCTACATTTGAGACCCGACAGGCTGGTGGGCCTCATGTCCGGTTGGGGTGGCTTCGGGACTTGTATGAGAGCCAGTGCAGGGCCAGACGATGGGTTGCAACAGTCCGCACGTATCTGCTCCACTTGGTGGGTTGTACTCTTTTCGCCAAGAGTTCAACCCATGTACATGTCGTGCACCTAGAGGCTTTCAGGGACCTGGCCCAGGTAGGGGGATTCGCCTGGGAAGCGACTGCATTAGTCCACATGTATGAGCATCTGAACGACGCGTCGCATGCCTCTACACGGTAGCTGGGCGGTTATATTAAACTTCTCCAGGTACTATTATTActgataatttaaattgaagtagCATTGaatccctttttttttattgatgttgaCTATGTGTTTGTAGTGCTGGATATACGAGCACTTTCCTACAGTGCATACATGTGTCATTCATGATGCTTATGATGAGGAGAGCCCACGGGCCTACAGGTGGCTTACGGGTAAGGCTCATATGACGGGGATCCAGGGAGCCCCGTATCGGAGACGTCTGGATGCCCTGACTGTGACTGACATGTGCTGGATGCCCTATGCTGAGCATCGAGGAGTCAGGGGCTTTGACTTGATATTGTCGTACACCGGCTAGCTCAGATGGGGTCAGATTGTGGTGTACGTTCGACCTGAGCGGGTTCTTCGATAGTTTGGCTACCTTCTGACGGTCCCTCCATCGCCGGTTTGTGATTCTTTGACGGGTGATGATATAGATGACCGGTGGCTACATTTTTCAGACCATTTGATGCCTTCAGGGGAGCTCTGTGTAGTTCCTGGGTAGGTGGCGCCAGACTACATAGAGTGGGTTTTCGGATTTCGCACCCGTTCGTCACCTGGACCGAGGAGACTGCTGAGCCAAGACATCCGCCTCCCCCTCATGATGAGG belongs to Glycine soja cultivar W05 chromosome 5, ASM419377v2, whole genome shotgun sequence and includes:
- the LOC114411117 gene encoding uncharacterized protein LOC114411117; amino-acid sequence: MCSDVWCLRLKTKILPREEPSSGRVEVEVGYCSGRRSSSTGSCGRKVKRFFRGFRRKKAKKIMVRIRGLGHALGVGRGRGISEDPHQADVPRRCRPIASACRQRVRVHKDNTEKPKDVPQLHEGVPHVSDATPEMTGAADAVHTEGVAIDGSLGSPAADEGFPGGPRDPSFLTGFAEHVAHSIWSGQERPDLKLVSHDRKVDKIGRPAPEIEGMIAATGLSPLIRCSVITTDPGLISVFVERWHRETSTFHLPVGELMITLDDVASLLHVPITGALHKFEPLVTSDTIGLLIELLEVSHEEATFETRQAGGPHVRLGWLRDLYESQCRARRWVATVRTYLLHLVGCTLFAKSSTHVHVVHLEAFRDLAQCWIYEHFPTVHTCVIHDAYDEESPRAYRWLTGKAHMTGIQGAPYRRRLDALTVTDMCWMPYAEHRGVRGFDLILSPFDAFRGALCSSWVGGARLHRVGFRISHPFVTWTEETAEPRHPPPPHDEEFVEPPIPEVSVASDLPTHSVVDCEGCQVMAEDLGAIAEDLERVINLRMVTEGTDLYDIMTRCLRRARGDAADGIGHCFASGYELLDHNNTIDGKGQRSFR